In one Argopecten irradians isolate NY unplaced genomic scaffold, Ai_NY scaffold_0927, whole genome shotgun sequence genomic region, the following are encoded:
- the LOC138313783 gene encoding uncharacterized protein produces the protein MAENMHPFRELLKPDQPFKWTEDLQRIFDESKIVIANEIKMGVLIFDPSKPTSLATNYSKSGIGFWLLQKHCTCTNDSSLCCRDGWKVTLVGSRFTHAAEMRYTPVEGEALAVADALDKVRHFVLGHPIGDTDKLVLEDDVATMFSSTTDFGVLHGLRTPSSGLAFVGEHVIAAAFTTLNAIDLRSVTWDRVKTATTSDDNMQALHALIESGMPNDRHELPKSLQEYFTLRDDLHTVDGVVLYKE, from the exons ATGGCCGAGAACATGCATCCATTTCGTGAATTACTCAAGCCTGATCAACCATTTAAGTGGACTGAAGATCTTCAACGAATATTCGATGAATCTAAAATCGTCATCGCAAACGAAATTAAAATGGGTGTTCTAATTTTCGATCCAAGTAAACCAACGTCCCTCGCGACGAATTATTCGAAGTCTGGAATAGGATTTTGGTTGCTACAAAAACACTGTACGTGTACCAATGATAGTTCCCTGTGCTGTCGCGATGGATGGAAAGTAACACTTGTCGGAAGTCGGTTCACGCACGCCGCGGAAATGCGCTACACTCCAGTTGAGGGAGAAGCTTTAGCCGTAGCGGATGCTCTAGATAAGGTTCGACACTTCGTTCTCGG ACATCCTATTGGCGATACAGATAAACTCGTTCTCGAAGATGACGTTGCAACTATGTTCTCATCAACCACTGACTTCGGTGTACTACATGGTTTACGCACACCGTCCTCCGGATTAGCTTTTGTCGGGGAACATGTCATAGCGGCAGCTTTTACAACACTGAATGCCATCGATTTACGTTCCGTAACATGGGATCGTGTCAAAACAGCCACCACAAGCGATGACAACATGCAGGCGTTACACGCGTTGATAGAATCCGGTATGCCGAACGATCGGCATGAACTTCCGAAGTCACTACAGGAATATTTCACACTCCGTGATGACCTTCATACAGTAGATGGTGTGGTTCTTTACAAGGAGTGA